One Paraburkholderia phytofirmans OLGA172 genomic window carries:
- a CDS encoding C39 family peptidase, which yields MNAAAGVPFDVNVRSIRELRYNHIVSQRYDYSCGSAALATLLKYGYGIDIPETEMIQRMMVFSTPEVVVKNGFSMLDMKKFVETIGLRGRGFRVTSEALYHLQIPVLVLMNSDGYEHFVIVKHAEDGRIFIADPALGNRIVMEDDFVKKWNGLVFAVVGKPFMEDSPLLQGNESLALKLRERALENGTAATPFVEYGLIKAELF from the coding sequence ATGAACGCTGCAGCGGGCGTGCCGTTCGACGTGAACGTGCGTTCGATCCGCGAGCTACGCTACAACCACATCGTTTCGCAGCGTTACGACTACAGCTGCGGCTCGGCCGCTCTGGCCACGTTGCTGAAGTACGGCTACGGCATCGACATTCCCGAAACCGAAATGATCCAACGCATGATGGTGTTTTCGACACCAGAGGTGGTGGTGAAGAACGGCTTCTCGATGCTCGACATGAAGAAGTTCGTCGAAACGATCGGCCTGCGCGGCCGTGGTTTCCGCGTCACCTCCGAAGCGCTCTATCACCTGCAGATTCCTGTACTCGTGCTGATGAACAGCGACGGCTACGAGCACTTCGTGATCGTCAAGCACGCGGAGGACGGCCGCATATTCATTGCCGACCCAGCGCTCGGCAACCGCATCGTCATGGAAGACGACTTCGTCAAGAAATGGAACGGCCTCGTATTCGCGGTCGTTGGCAAGCCATTTATGGAGGATTCTCCGCTCTTGCAAGGCAACGAGTCGCTCGCGCTAAAGCTGCGCGAACGTGCGCTGGAAAACGGTACGGCAGCGACTCCCTTTGTTGAATACGGTTTGATCAAGGCAGAGTTGTTCTGA
- a CDS encoding sigma-54 dependent transcriptional regulator — protein sequence MRESPHLSSVTPPSGAHLSIARTQDVPVTRATEGLAGRPSEVSLAHPQEAAAERLHAPSTAAKESGLLHERTERALLYVARTPDETLSAHLKSRGWHVMIARSAHELARLLKPDVICAGIVDLASFALRDLGGLEASLRQQQIGWIALATSDRLADPGVRRLIRHYCFDYVKTPVANATIDYLANHAFGMVTLCDADENPPAAPATDDEMVGTCEAMQQLFRTIRKVANTDASVFISGESGTGKELTALAIHERSPRRKAPFVAINCGAIPHHLLQSELFGYERGAFTGANQRKIGRVEAADGGTLLLDEIGDLPMESQASLLRFLQEGKIERLGGRESIPVDVRIISATHVDLEFAMRDGRFRADLFHRLCVLRVDEPPLRARGKDIEILAHHIMHKFKTDSARKIRGFAPSAIEAMYNYNWPGNVRELINRVRRAIVMAENKLISADDLDLAQFTEQQTMSLAQAREAAEKRAIEAALLRHRHRLNEAATDLNISRVTLYRLMGQHGLRDLSAADEKASLEAFAAGEPSHK from the coding sequence GTGCGCGAATCGCCCCATCTGAGCAGCGTTACACCGCCATCCGGCGCTCATCTGTCGATTGCCCGAACGCAGGACGTTCCTGTGACGCGAGCAACGGAAGGCCTCGCGGGGCGCCCGTCGGAAGTCTCGTTGGCGCATCCTCAGGAGGCCGCTGCAGAGCGCTTGCACGCGCCCTCCACCGCCGCGAAAGAGAGCGGCCTGCTGCACGAGCGGACCGAACGGGCACTGCTGTACGTCGCGCGCACGCCGGATGAGACGCTGAGCGCCCATCTGAAGAGCCGCGGCTGGCACGTGATGATCGCCCGCTCGGCGCATGAACTCGCGCGCCTGCTCAAACCTGACGTGATATGCGCCGGCATCGTCGACCTGGCCAGCTTTGCGTTGCGCGACCTTGGCGGCCTCGAAGCGAGCCTGCGTCAACAGCAGATCGGCTGGATTGCACTCGCCACTTCGGACCGCCTCGCCGACCCCGGCGTGCGGCGCCTGATCCGCCACTACTGCTTCGACTACGTCAAGACGCCGGTAGCCAACGCCACGATCGACTACCTCGCCAATCATGCATTCGGCATGGTGACCCTGTGCGATGCCGATGAGAACCCGCCTGCCGCGCCCGCCACCGACGACGAAATGGTCGGTACCTGCGAAGCGATGCAGCAACTCTTCCGCACCATCCGCAAAGTCGCCAATACCGACGCCAGCGTGTTCATCTCGGGTGAATCCGGCACCGGCAAGGAACTCACCGCACTGGCGATCCACGAACGCTCGCCGCGCCGCAAGGCGCCGTTCGTCGCCATCAACTGCGGCGCCATTCCGCACCATCTATTGCAGTCCGAACTATTCGGTTACGAACGCGGCGCGTTTACCGGCGCGAACCAGCGCAAGATCGGCCGGGTCGAGGCCGCGGACGGGGGCACCTTGCTGCTCGACGAAATCGGCGACCTGCCGATGGAAAGCCAGGCAAGCCTGCTGCGCTTTTTGCAGGAAGGCAAGATCGAGCGGCTCGGCGGCCGCGAATCGATCCCGGTGGATGTGCGAATCATCTCGGCGACCCACGTGGATCTCGAGTTCGCGATGCGCGACGGACGGTTCCGCGCCGACCTGTTCCACCGGTTGTGCGTGCTGCGTGTCGACGAGCCGCCGCTGCGCGCCCGCGGCAAGGACATTGAGATTCTTGCGCATCACATCATGCACAAGTTCAAGACCGACAGTGCGCGCAAGATCCGCGGCTTTGCGCCGTCGGCGATCGAGGCGATGTACAACTACAACTGGCCCGGCAATGTGCGCGAGCTGATCAACCGGGTGCGCCGCGCGATCGTGATGGCGGAGAACAAGCTGATTTCCGCCGACGACCTCGACCTCGCGCAGTTCACCGAGCAACAGACCATGAGCCTCGCGCAAGCGCGCGAAGCCGCCGAGAAGCGCGCAATCGAAGCGGCGCTGCTGCGGCATCGCCACCGGCTGAACGAGGCGGCGACCGATCTGAATATTTCGCGCGTCACGCTATACCGGCTGATGGGTCAGCACGGGTTGCGGGATCTGAGCGCGGCCGACGAGAAAGCGTCGCTTGAAGCGTTCGCCGCCGGAGAGCCTTCGCACAAGTGA
- a CDS encoding dihydrofolate reductase yields the protein MTTLTLIVARANNGVIGRDNQLPWRLPEDLAFFKRTTMGAPIIMGRKTHESIGRPLPGRRNIVVTRDATRRFQGCDAATTLEDALKLAAQDQAPEAFLIGGAQLYAEGLRQADKLIITEISADFEGDATFPELDESEWEEVAHETHRADAPNDFDYAFVTYKRKGA from the coding sequence ATGACGACGCTCACCCTGATCGTCGCTCGCGCCAATAACGGCGTGATCGGCCGCGACAACCAGTTGCCCTGGCGACTTCCCGAAGACCTCGCGTTCTTCAAGCGCACCACGATGGGCGCGCCCATCATCATGGGCCGCAAGACGCATGAATCGATCGGCCGGCCGTTGCCGGGGCGCCGCAACATTGTCGTGACACGGGATGCCACGCGGCGCTTTCAGGGCTGCGACGCGGCCACCACCCTCGAGGACGCGCTGAAGCTCGCCGCCCAGGACCAGGCGCCGGAGGCGTTTCTGATCGGCGGCGCGCAGCTGTATGCGGAAGGTTTGCGTCAGGCGGACAAGCTGATCATCACCGAGATTTCCGCCGACTTCGAAGGCGACGCCACCTTCCCCGAACTTGATGAAAGCGAATGGGAAGAAGTCGCGCACGAAACGCATCGCGCGGACGCGCCGAATGACTTCGATTACGCGTTTGTGACTTATAAGCGTAAGGGTGCTTGA
- the pmbA gene encoding metalloprotease PmbA, translated as MAADMDVKQRFFPHTQDELKEIASDILRHAKSLGGTDAATEISEGDGLSVSVRRGEVETIEHNRDKMVGVTVFIGNKRGNASTSDFSSQALKDTVAAAYNIARFTAEDDCAGLAEAELLETAPRDLDLYHPWNLSADEAVEIARRSEDAAFATDPQIKNSEGASVSAQHSQFVLATSRGFLAGYPYSRHYIACAPIAGSGRNMQRDDWYTSTRSAADLADPEAVGRYAAQRALSRIGARGLDTRKVPVLFEAPLAAGILGAFVQATSGGALYRKTSFLVDSLGKPVFAPHIQVVEDPHVARAMGSAPFDEEGVRTKQRSVVKDGVVEGYFLSTYSARKLGMQTTGNAGGSHNLSLRSSKTRPEDDFEEMLKKLGTGLLLTELMGQGVNYVTGDYSRGASGFWVENGKIQYPVEEITVASTLQEMFRHIVAIGADTITRGTKETGSVLIERMTIAGQ; from the coding sequence ATGGCAGCAGACATGGACGTCAAGCAGCGCTTTTTTCCGCATACCCAGGATGAACTGAAGGAAATCGCCTCGGACATCCTTCGTCACGCGAAGTCGCTCGGCGGTACCGACGCGGCGACCGAGATCTCCGAAGGCGACGGCCTGTCCGTCTCCGTGCGGCGCGGCGAAGTCGAGACGATCGAACACAACCGCGACAAGATGGTCGGCGTGACGGTGTTCATCGGCAACAAGCGCGGCAACGCAAGCACCTCGGACTTTTCGTCGCAAGCTTTGAAAGACACGGTGGCGGCCGCGTACAACATCGCCCGCTTCACGGCTGAAGACGACTGCGCGGGTCTCGCCGAAGCAGAATTGCTCGAAACCGCCCCGCGCGATCTCGATCTGTATCACCCGTGGAATCTTTCCGCGGACGAAGCGGTGGAAATCGCCCGCCGCTCGGAAGACGCCGCTTTCGCAACCGATCCGCAGATCAAGAACTCGGAAGGCGCGAGCGTCTCGGCGCAGCACTCGCAGTTCGTGCTGGCCACCTCGCGCGGCTTCCTCGCCGGCTATCCGTACTCGCGCCACTACATCGCGTGCGCGCCGATCGCCGGCAGCGGCCGCAACATGCAGCGCGACGACTGGTACACGTCGACCCGCAGCGCCGCAGACCTCGCCGATCCGGAAGCGGTGGGCCGTTACGCGGCGCAACGTGCGCTGTCGCGCATCGGCGCGCGCGGGCTCGACACGCGCAAGGTGCCGGTGCTGTTCGAAGCGCCGCTCGCCGCCGGCATTCTCGGCGCGTTCGTGCAGGCGACGAGCGGCGGCGCGCTGTACCGCAAGACCTCGTTCCTGGTCGACAGCCTCGGCAAGCCGGTGTTCGCGCCGCACATCCAGGTGGTCGAAGATCCGCACGTCGCGCGCGCGATGGGCAGCGCACCGTTCGACGAAGAAGGCGTGCGCACCAAACAGCGTTCGGTGGTGAAGGACGGTGTGGTGGAAGGCTACTTCCTGTCCACCTACTCGGCGCGCAAGCTCGGCATGCAGACCACCGGCAACGCCGGCGGCTCGCACAATCTGTCGCTGCGCAGCTCGAAGACACGTCCGGAAGACGACTTCGAGGAAATGCTGAAGAAGCTCGGCACAGGCCTGTTGCTGACGGAACTGATGGGGCAGGGCGTGAACTACGTGACGGGCGACTATTCGCGCGGCGCGTCGGGGTTCTGGGTCGAGAATGGCAAGATCCAGTACCCGGTCGAGGAAATCACGGTGGCGAGCACATTGCAGGAAATGTTCCGCCATATCGTCGCGATCGGCGCGGATACGATCACGCGCGGCACCAAGGAAACGGGCTCGGTGCTGATCGAGCGGATGACGATCGCCGGGCAATAA
- the yjgA gene encoding ribosome biogenesis factor YjgA: MTRKTRIQPIESAEPEVDENGYDRPSKSQLKREMHELQELGSALIALPKDALKRMPMPEKLDDAVREARRITDHEGKRRQVQYVGRVMRSLLDEETAALRTALDTYNGVNKAETAKLHWIERTREKLLADDAALTEFIRQHPNADPQQGRTLIRNARKEAQQSKPPRYFRELFQWIKNADGPSAGTDSETEDALEDDDDDRDA; encoded by the coding sequence ATGACACGCAAAACCCGCATTCAACCTATCGAATCCGCCGAGCCGGAAGTCGACGAGAACGGCTACGACCGTCCCAGCAAGTCCCAGCTCAAGCGCGAAATGCACGAGCTGCAGGAACTGGGCTCGGCGCTGATCGCCCTGCCGAAAGACGCGCTCAAGCGCATGCCGATGCCCGAAAAGCTCGACGACGCCGTGCGCGAAGCGCGCCGCATCACCGACCACGAAGGCAAGCGCCGTCAGGTGCAGTACGTCGGGCGCGTCATGCGCTCGCTGCTGGACGAGGAAACCGCCGCGCTGCGCACCGCGCTCGACACCTACAACGGCGTCAACAAAGCGGAAACTGCCAAGCTGCACTGGATCGAGCGCACCCGCGAGAAACTGCTCGCCGACGACGCCGCGCTGACCGAATTCATCCGCCAGCACCCGAACGCCGATCCGCAGCAGGGCCGCACGCTGATCCGCAACGCCCGTAAGGAAGCGCAGCAAAGCAAGCCGCCGCGCTACTTCCGCGAGCTGTTCCAGTGGATCAAGAACGCCGACGGCCCGTCGGCCGGCACCGATTCCGAAACGGAAGACGCCCTGGAAGACGACGATGACGACCGCGACGCGTAA
- the mog gene encoding molybdopterin adenylyltransferase, with the protein MTTATRKPTRGHPDEIVIGLVSVSDRASTGVYEDKGIPALQEWLGAALTSPFQVVTRLIQDDAPTISATLIELVDEVDCDLVLTTGGTGPSRRDVTPEATLAVATKEMPGFGEQMRQISLNFVPTAILSRQVAVIRETATHAALIINLPGQPKSIKETLEGLRDAEAGGAVKVPGIFAAVPYCIDLIGGPYVETNADVVKAFRPKNAQRAPRQG; encoded by the coding sequence ATGACGACCGCGACGCGTAAGCCAACGCGCGGACATCCGGATGAAATCGTGATCGGCCTCGTGTCGGTCAGCGACCGCGCGTCCACCGGTGTCTACGAGGACAAGGGCATTCCGGCGCTGCAGGAATGGCTCGGCGCCGCCCTGACCTCGCCGTTTCAAGTGGTCACGCGCCTGATTCAGGATGACGCGCCCACGATCTCCGCCACGCTGATCGAACTGGTCGACGAAGTGGACTGCGATCTGGTGCTGACCACCGGCGGCACCGGCCCGTCGCGCCGCGACGTCACGCCAGAAGCGACCCTGGCGGTCGCGACGAAGGAAATGCCGGGTTTCGGCGAGCAGATGCGGCAGATCAGCCTGAATTTCGTGCCGACGGCGATTCTGTCGCGCCAGGTGGCGGTCATCCGCGAAACTGCAACACACGCAGCGCTGATCATCAATCTGCCCGGCCAGCCGAAGTCGATCAAGGAAACGCTGGAAGGCTTGCGTGACGCCGAAGCGGGCGGCGCGGTGAAGGTGCCGGGCATTTTCGCCGCGGTGCCCTATTGCATCGACCTGATCGGCGGCCCGTATGTGGAAACGAACGCCGACGTGGTGAAGGCGTTCCGGCCGAAGAACGCGCAGCGCGCGCCCCGGCAGGGTTGA
- the orn gene encoding oligoribonuclease, giving the protein MTDILASTEPPSLVRSDMNLVWLDMEMTGLEPDTDRIIEIAVVVTNSTLDRLVEGPVLAIHQSDETLAKMDQWNQNTHGRSGLIDRVKASTVSEADATEQIRDFLAQYVPPGKSPMCGNSICQDRRFMARWMPDLERFFHYRNLDVSTLKELCRRWQPAIYKGFQKRAMHTALADIHESIDELKYYREHFLIPAASQVPETPAAE; this is encoded by the coding sequence ATGACTGACATCCTCGCATCCACCGAACCGCCGTCGCTCGTGCGCAGCGACATGAATCTCGTCTGGCTGGACATGGAAATGACCGGGCTCGAACCGGACACTGACCGCATCATCGAAATCGCGGTGGTGGTGACGAATTCGACGCTCGACCGGTTGGTCGAAGGCCCGGTGCTGGCGATTCATCAGAGCGACGAGACGCTCGCCAAAATGGATCAGTGGAACCAGAACACGCATGGCCGCTCGGGCCTGATCGATCGCGTGAAGGCGTCGACGGTGAGTGAAGCCGACGCCACAGAACAGATTCGCGACTTTCTCGCGCAATACGTGCCGCCGGGCAAATCGCCGATGTGCGGCAATTCGATCTGCCAGGACCGCCGCTTCATGGCGCGCTGGATGCCGGATCTGGAACGTTTCTTCCATTACCGCAATCTCGACGTCAGCACGCTGAAGGAACTGTGCCGCCGCTGGCAGCCGGCGATCTACAAGGGTTTCCAGAAACGCGCGATGCACACGGCGCTGGCCGATATCCACGAATCGATCGACGAACTGAAGTACTACCGCGAACACTTCCTGATTCCGGCGGCCTCGCAGGTCCCGGAAACGCCCGCCGCGGAATAA
- a CDS encoding M48 family metallopeptidase, which yields MPTLYFTVLFVVAVVAMVGTKLWLASRQIRFVAGHREQVPSQFAGTIALTAHQRAADYTVERTRLTMIEIVVGAAVLIGLTLLGGVQALDLAISDWLGRGYAGQIALVAAVIAITSAIDLPFEYYRQFVVEQRFGFNRMSKGIFFLDRLKGVLLGAAFGLPLLFVVLWLMSQAGTLWWLWTWIVWVAFQMLVLVLYPSFIAPLFNKFEPLKDEALKSRIEALMQRCGFAAKGLFVMDGSRRSAHGNAYFTGFGAAKRIVFFDTLLARLSGNEIEAVLAHELGHFKRRHVIKRMIVTFAISLVMLALLGWLTQCVWFYEGLGVRPSLIGGNSGLALVLFFLALPVFLFFVTPLGSLSSRKHEFEADAFAATQTDAQDLVNALVKLYEDNASTLTPDPLYTAFYYSHPPASQRIDRLLRHA from the coding sequence ATGCCTACCCTGTACTTCACCGTTCTGTTCGTCGTCGCCGTCGTGGCGATGGTCGGCACCAAACTGTGGCTCGCGTCGCGGCAGATCCGCTTCGTCGCCGGCCATCGCGAGCAGGTGCCGAGCCAGTTTGCCGGCACCATCGCGCTCACCGCGCACCAGCGCGCCGCCGACTACACCGTCGAACGCACGCGGCTGACGATGATCGAGATCGTCGTCGGCGCGGCTGTGCTGATCGGGCTGACGCTGCTGGGCGGCGTGCAGGCGCTCGACCTGGCGATCTCCGATTGGCTCGGCCGCGGCTACGCCGGCCAGATCGCACTGGTCGCGGCGGTGATCGCGATCACCAGCGCGATCGATCTGCCGTTCGAGTACTACCGGCAATTCGTGGTCGAGCAACGTTTCGGCTTCAACCGGATGAGCAAGGGTATTTTCTTCCTCGACCGTCTCAAGGGCGTTCTGCTCGGCGCCGCGTTCGGCCTGCCGCTGCTGTTCGTCGTGCTGTGGCTAATGAGCCAGGCCGGCACCCTGTGGTGGCTGTGGACGTGGATCGTCTGGGTCGCGTTCCAGATGCTTGTGCTGGTGCTGTATCCGTCGTTTATCGCACCGCTCTTCAACAAGTTCGAGCCGCTCAAGGACGAAGCACTGAAAAGCCGCATCGAAGCGCTGATGCAGCGCTGCGGTTTCGCCGCCAAGGGCCTGTTCGTGATGGACGGCAGCCGCCGTTCGGCACACGGCAACGCCTATTTCACCGGCTTTGGCGCGGCCAAGCGGATCGTGTTCTTCGACACGTTGCTCGCGCGCCTGTCGGGCAACGAGATCGAAGCGGTGCTCGCGCACGAACTCGGCCACTTCAAGCGCCGTCACGTGATCAAGCGGATGATCGTCACGTTCGCGATCAGCCTCGTGATGCTCGCGCTGCTCGGCTGGCTCACGCAATGCGTGTGGTTCTATGAAGGACTGGGCGTGCGGCCGTCGCTGATCGGCGGCAATAGCGGCCTCGCGCTGGTGCTGTTCTTCCTCGCGCTGCCGGTGTTCCTGTTCTTCGTCACGCCGCTCGGCAGCCTCAGCTCGCGCAAGCACGAGTTCGAAGCCGACGCGTTCGCCGCCACGCAAACCGATGCGCAAGACCTCGTCAACGCGCTCGTCAAGCTGTATGAGGACAACGCGTCGACCCTGACGCCAGATCCGCTCTACACCGCGTTCTATTACTCGCATCCGCCGGCGTCGCAGCGGATCGACCGCCTGTTGCGGCACGCATGA
- the rsgA gene encoding ribosome small subunit-dependent GTPase A, with translation MSARSPKAPRAPSSTRVGGLVIAAHGRHYLVAPEDGSPMLQCFPRGKRSEVAVGDRVIYEPTSADQGVIVEIGERRNLLYRSDQYKSKLFAANLDQLLIVLATEPHFSEDLLGRALVAAEANELKPLIVLNKIDVTGALEGARKRLEPYRALGYTVVEVSIKTQPDAARPALLEHLQGHSTLLLGQSGMGKSTLVNLLIPDAEVATREISTALNSGRHTTTFTRLYPLPGGDGGALIDSPGFQEFGLHHLTEGRLERAFPEFRPMLPNCRFYNCHHLQEPGCAILEAVADGGIRRERHALYAQLVHEASQIVR, from the coding sequence ATGAGCGCGCGCTCCCCGAAAGCGCCGCGCGCGCCGTCCAGCACGCGCGTGGGCGGGCTCGTCATTGCCGCTCATGGGCGCCACTACCTGGTTGCACCGGAAGACGGCAGCCCGATGCTCCAGTGCTTCCCGCGCGGCAAGCGCAGCGAAGTCGCGGTCGGCGATCGTGTGATTTACGAGCCGACCTCGGCGGATCAGGGCGTGATCGTCGAGATCGGCGAACGGCGCAATCTGCTGTATCGCTCGGATCAGTACAAGTCGAAGCTGTTTGCCGCGAATCTCGATCAGTTGCTGATCGTGCTCGCGACCGAGCCGCATTTCAGCGAGGATCTGCTCGGCCGCGCGCTAGTCGCCGCCGAGGCGAACGAGCTGAAGCCGTTGATCGTGCTGAACAAGATCGACGTGACCGGCGCGCTCGAAGGCGCGCGCAAGCGGCTCGAACCGTATCGCGCGCTCGGCTATACCGTGGTCGAAGTGTCGATCAAGACGCAGCCTGACGCCGCGCGCCCCGCTTTGCTCGAACACCTGCAAGGTCACTCGACGCTGCTGCTCGGCCAGTCGGGCATGGGCAAATCAACGTTGGTGAATCTGCTGATTCCGGATGCCGAGGTAGCCACACGTGAGATCTCGACCGCGCTGAACAGCGGGCGGCATACCACGACCTTCACGCGGCTCTACCCTTTGCCGGGTGGCGACGGCGGTGCGTTGATCGATTCACCGGGGTTCCAGGAATTCGGTCTGCATCACCTGACCGAGGGCCGGCTCGAACGCGCGTTTCCCGAGTTCCGGCCAATGCTGCCGAACTGCCGCTTCTATAACTGCCATCACTTGCAGGAACCGGGCTGCGCGATTCTCGAAGCGGTCGCCGACGGCGGGATCCGGCGTGAACGGCATGCCCTGTATGCGCAACTGGTGCACGAAGCTAGCCAGATCGTGCGCTAA
- a CDS encoding putative signal transducing protein, which produces MKLMRAPNLIIGQHWVNVLETAGIACELHNRYLNGALGDIPADQCAPELWLVDERDEAMALRLIDAASHGPAAGSPSWQCRQCGETLEAQFTVCWQCGTARDPLDG; this is translated from the coding sequence ATGAAATTGATGCGCGCGCCTAATCTGATCATCGGACAGCATTGGGTCAACGTGCTGGAGACGGCGGGCATCGCTTGCGAGTTGCATAACCGTTATCTGAATGGCGCGCTCGGCGATATTCCGGCGGATCAGTGCGCGCCGGAGCTATGGCTCGTCGATGAACGCGACGAGGCGATGGCGCTGCGCCTGATCGATGCGGCTTCGCATGGGCCGGCGGCGGGCTCGCCTTCGTGGCAATGCCGTCAGTGCGGGGAGACGCTCGAGGCGCAGTTCACGGTGTGCTGGCAGTGTGGGACGGCGCGCGATCCGCTGGACGGTTGA
- a CDS encoding CobD/CbiB family protein: protein MTFFSVLLALIIEQVRALSPNNPVSALLQYHAESAAHGFDAGKPKHGLLAWLVVVVPWTLAVALVYYVLYHIHFALAFLWNVAVLYFTLGFRQFSHYFTDIHLALNNDDVPRAREILNEWTGLDTVDMPVSEIVRHTLIHAVVASHRHVFGVFFWFLIPVGPAGAVLYRIAEYLARAWARPVDDRTVAFSSFAQRAFFVIDWVPARLTSLGFAIVGNFEDAIYAWRNHARQWPDANDGVLLAAGSGALGARLSGPLAEPSSLDALATGDGGPMQVGDDCTPRTLQSAVGLVWRAVVLWMILLLMLTIAVWLA from the coding sequence ATGACTTTTTTCTCCGTATTGCTGGCTCTGATCATTGAACAGGTACGCGCGCTGTCGCCGAACAATCCGGTGTCCGCGTTGCTTCAATACCATGCGGAGTCGGCGGCGCACGGATTCGATGCCGGCAAGCCCAAGCATGGCCTGCTCGCATGGCTGGTGGTGGTGGTGCCCTGGACGCTGGCCGTCGCGCTCGTCTACTACGTGCTTTATCACATTCACTTTGCGCTGGCCTTCCTGTGGAACGTCGCGGTGCTGTACTTCACGCTCGGCTTCCGGCAGTTCAGCCATTACTTCACCGACATCCACCTCGCGTTGAACAACGACGATGTGCCGCGTGCGCGTGAAATCCTGAATGAATGGACCGGGCTCGACACCGTCGACATGCCCGTCAGCGAGATTGTGCGTCATACGCTGATTCACGCGGTGGTCGCATCGCATCGGCATGTGTTTGGCGTGTTCTTCTGGTTTCTGATTCCGGTTGGGCCGGCGGGCGCGGTGCTGTATCGGATTGCCGAGTATCTGGCGCGTGCATGGGCGCGGCCGGTCGACGATCGCACGGTGGCGTTTTCGAGTTTCGCGCAGCGCGCCTTTTTCGTGATCGACTGGGTGCCGGCGCGGCTCACGTCGCTGGGCTTTGCGATCGTCGGTAATTTTGAAGACGCGATTTATGCGTGGCGCAACCACGCGCGTCAGTGGCCGGATGCGAATGACGGCGTGTTGCTGGCCGCGGGCAGTGGGGCGCTGGGTGCGCGTCTGAGCGGGCCGCTCGCCGAGCCGTCGAGCCTCGACGCGTTGGCCACCGGCGACGGCGGCCCGATGCAGGTCGGCGACGACTGCACGCCGCGTACGCTGCAATCGGCGGTGGGTCTCGTGTGGCGCGCGGTGGTGCTGTGGATGATTCTGTTGCTGATGTTGACGATCGCGGTGTGGCTGGCCTGA
- a CDS encoding CoA pyrophosphatase has product MIRPAFEPETLPVEATGADLPPVVAGRLTPDGLRGRFAQRLSWTPEPIIEVPWRDVRADPRVAAVLVPLVVRDNGLTVLLTQRADHLNDHAGQVSFPGGRHEPFDADSTATALREAQEEVGLEPSRVEILGALPDYLTGTGFRVSPVIGLVHPPFTLKVDALEVAEVFEVPLAFLMDPANHEERVFRYEGGERRFFAMPYPRTASASEDREDQVGGHHFIWGATAAMLRNFYRFLAA; this is encoded by the coding sequence TTGATCCGCCCCGCCTTTGAGCCTGAAACTCTGCCTGTCGAAGCGACAGGTGCCGATCTGCCACCGGTCGTTGCCGGGCGCCTGACGCCCGACGGTCTGCGTGGGCGTTTCGCGCAGCGTCTTAGCTGGACGCCTGAACCCATTATCGAAGTGCCCTGGCGTGACGTGCGCGCCGATCCGCGCGTTGCCGCCGTGCTGGTGCCACTGGTCGTGCGCGACAACGGTCTCACCGTGCTGCTGACCCAACGTGCCGACCATCTGAACGACCACGCCGGCCAGGTAAGCTTTCCCGGCGGCCGTCATGAACCCTTCGACGCAGATTCGACCGCCACGGCATTGCGCGAGGCGCAGGAAGAAGTCGGACTCGAGCCGTCGAGGGTTGAAATTCTCGGTGCGTTGCCCGACTATTTGACGGGCACCGGGTTTCGCGTGTCGCCCGTGATCGGTCTCGTGCACCCGCCTTTCACGTTGAAAGTGGATGCACTCGAAGTGGCCGAAGTCTTCGAAGTGCCGCTCGCTTTTCTGATGGATCCTGCGAATCACGAAGAACGTGTGTTTCGTTATGAGGGCGGCGAGCGGCGCTTCTTCGCCATGCCCTATCCGCGAACCGCGTCGGCGTCCGAAGATCGCGAGGATCAGGTGGGTGGCCATCATTTCATCTGGGGCGCAACGGCGGCGATGCTGCGCAACTTCTATCGCTTTCTAGCGGCATAA
- the rplS gene encoding 50S ribosomal protein L19 → MNLIAKLEQEEIARALGEKTIPEFAPGDTVIVSVNVVEGTRKRVQAYEGVVIAKRNRGLNSSFIVRKISSGEGVERTFQTYSPLLASIVVKRRGDVRRAKLYYLRDRSGKSARIKEKLVAKKDRAAPEA, encoded by the coding sequence ATGAATCTGATTGCAAAACTCGAGCAGGAAGAAATCGCGCGCGCCCTCGGCGAGAAGACCATCCCCGAATTCGCCCCCGGCGACACGGTGATCGTCAGCGTGAACGTGGTTGAAGGTACGCGTAAGCGTGTTCAGGCTTACGAAGGCGTCGTGATCGCCAAGCGTAACCGTGGTCTGAATTCGTCGTTCATCGTCCGCAAGATTTCGTCGGGCGAAGGCGTCGAGCGTACGTTCCAGACGTACTCGCCGCTGCTGGCAAGCATCGTCGTGAAGCGTCGTGGCGATGTGCGTCGTGCGAAGCTGTACTACCTGCGCGACCGTTCGGGCAAGTCGGCTCGGATCAAGGAAAAGCTGGTCGCGAAGAAAGACCGCGCTGCTCCGGAAGCGTAA